A single region of the Micropterus dolomieu isolate WLL.071019.BEF.003 ecotype Adirondacks linkage group LG02, ASM2129224v1, whole genome shotgun sequence genome encodes:
- the tspan35 gene encoding tetraspanin 35 — translation MGCFGFLKGMMVLFNGIIFLAGAAILGVGIWVKVDSGSIFSFLGKIDNVPPELNQVLNVGYLLIAIGALLLIIGFLGCCGAIRESQCMLLMFFIIVLVVFIAEVAGAVVILVFRPLADQLLFKLGTAAVENIRKDYGKNPDTTGLWNTTMTTLKCCGFYNYTDFKNSSYYVNNNNQFPPQCCPSYSSPCNETVANSTTTITGCFPKIKKLIDDNTVVIVAVALGIAALEICAMAVSLILFCRIKSKMG, via the exons ATGGGATGCTTTGGGTTCCTCAAAGGCATGATGGTTCTCTTCAATGGCATTATCTTT TTGGCGGGTGCTGCCATCCTGGGTGTTGGGATCTGGGTGAAGGTGGACAGTGGCTCCATTTTCAGCTTTCTGGGGAAAATTGATAACGTTCCACCAGAGCTCAATCAGGTGCTCAACGTGGGCTACCTGCTGATTGCAATAGGAGCACTCCTGCTCATCATCGGCTTTCTAGGCTGCTGTGGAGCCATCAGAGAGAGCCAGTGTATGCTGCTGATG TTTTTTATTATAGTCTTGGTGGTCTTCATAGCGGAGGTTGCAGGAGCTGTGGTGATCTTGGTATTCAGACCTTTG GCAGACCAGCTGTTATTCAAGTTGGGCACAGCAGCAGTTGAGAACATCAGGAAGGACTATGGGAAAAATCCTGACACCACAGGACTGTGGAATACTACCATGACCACT CTGAAATGTTGTGGATTCTACAACTACACAGATTTCAAGAACTCTTCGTATTATGTGAACAACAACAATCAATTCCCACCACAGTGCTGTCCGAGCTACAGTAGCCCATGTAATGAAACAGTGGCTAACAGTACCACG ACAATCACTGGCTGCTTCCCAAAGATCAAGAAGCTGATTGATGACAACACAGTGGTTATTGTGGCAGTGGCCCTGGGAATCGCAGCTCTGGAG ATATGTGCCATGGCTGTCTCCCTGATCCTTTTCTGCAGAATAAAATCCAAGATGGGCTAA